From Verrucomicrobia bacterium S94, the proteins below share one genomic window:
- a CDS encoding MlaE family lipid ABC transporter permease subunit, which translates to MSSNDLQGGLETSVENGRLKLTLSGRLDVRAVSILWPKMLDVLRTDTLREITVDGHGISYCDGAGSALLVAVRREGVKRDLAVTFAGLSENVSALLALYPQETVSQVEEKPPKHIGHLVEQIGRAFCETLIGLREHIAFIGELTVALFRALLRPGSVRLKDFFLVVEASGPQALPIVGTLGFLIGLIIAFQGANLMRQFGAEIYIADSAGLLMARELGPLITAILVAGRTGSAFAAELGTMKVNEELDALTTMGLDPVRFLVIPRVLAASLMTPLLTIFADLAGIAGGAVVMLGMDYPLVTYVNRLLDVLGPVDYLSGLLKALVFGILIASAGCLCGLKTGEGASAVGHSATRAVVSSILLIVLTDGIFAVLFFFLGI; encoded by the coding sequence ATGTCGAGCAATGACCTCCAGGGTGGATTGGAAACGTCCGTTGAAAACGGGCGGCTGAAGTTAACCCTCTCCGGTCGACTTGATGTGCGCGCTGTTTCGATACTATGGCCGAAAATGCTCGATGTACTGCGGACGGATACACTTCGTGAAATTACGGTGGATGGCCACGGAATTTCCTATTGTGATGGAGCGGGCTCGGCTTTGCTGGTGGCTGTTCGACGCGAAGGGGTGAAGCGAGATCTCGCCGTGACGTTCGCCGGTTTATCTGAAAATGTTTCAGCTCTGTTGGCGCTCTATCCGCAGGAAACGGTTTCACAGGTTGAAGAGAAACCGCCGAAACACATCGGGCATCTGGTTGAGCAGATCGGCCGGGCTTTCTGTGAGACATTGATTGGGCTTCGGGAGCATATCGCATTTATCGGCGAACTGACGGTGGCCCTTTTCCGGGCGTTGCTTCGTCCGGGGTCGGTCCGGCTGAAGGATTTTTTTCTCGTGGTGGAGGCGAGCGGTCCGCAGGCGCTTCCGATTGTCGGAACTCTGGGTTTTCTGATTGGCCTGATTATTGCGTTTCAGGGGGCGAATCTCATGCGTCAGTTCGGTGCGGAGATTTATATTGCCGATTCTGCGGGGCTGCTGATGGCGCGTGAACTTGGCCCGCTGATTACGGCCATTCTGGTGGCGGGAAGAACGGGTTCGGCCTTTGCGGCGGAGCTCGGAACCATGAAGGTGAATGAGGAGCTTGATGCGCTGACTACGATGGGGCTGGATCCGGTTCGCTTTCTGGTGATTCCGCGTGTTCTTGCCGCTTCGCTCATGACGCCGCTTTTGACGATTTTTGCCGATCTCGCCGGTATTGCAGGCGGAGCAGTGGTGATGCTGGGTATGGATTATCCTTTGGTTACTTATGTGAACCGTCTGTTGGATGTTCTCGGTCCGGTGGACTATCTCAGCGGTCTGCTTAAAGCTCTGGTGTTCGGTATTCTGATTGCTTCGGCAGGTTGTCTGTGCGGACTTAAAACGGGCGAGGGCGCCAGTGCGGTCGGGCATTCGGCGACGCGTGCTGTGGTGAGCTCTATTCTGCTGATTGTTTTGACAGACGGTATTTTTGCGGTGCTCTTTTTCTTTCTGGGGATCTGA
- a CDS encoding DUF59 domain-containing protein — MVTEQQVLDALSNIIDPDFQRDIVTLGFVQDMTINGSAVSFTIELTTPACPLSPVFQKQAIDLVGDLPGVETVKVKMTAQRRGHRQMNAEQSGLKDVKYILAVSSCKGGVGKSTVSAMLAKTLAARGAKVGLLDADIYGPSVPTLFNLHRQGVRATEDQKHFMPNEADGLKVMSFGFLMGDGPAVIRGPMVSQYMQQLLHNVLWGELDYLIIDMPPGTGDIQLTISQSVQIDASVIVTTPHQLSLTDVRKGIMMFDKVNVPVLGVVENMAYFICDGCDKRHYIFGKSGGKELQERFGLETIAELPITGNLSGSLDDLTASGIANETTDIVIRTLGKKLMEKVERPEVIHDAKTITLKWPDETVTVSNAALRRACNCALCVDEMTRKPLLDPSTIPMDIHAEKVELIGNYAVMVDWSDGHNTGFFPYSVFRDIEKNARHNKSMNQATGAPGKGGECGSGPCGCKS, encoded by the coding sequence ATGGTTACAGAACAGCAGGTACTCGACGCACTGAGTAATATTATCGACCCGGACTTCCAGCGTGACATTGTTACGCTGGGATTTGTACAGGATATGACCATTAACGGTTCAGCCGTTTCTTTTACGATTGAACTGACCACACCGGCCTGTCCGCTGAGTCCGGTATTTCAGAAACAGGCGATTGATCTGGTCGGCGATCTTCCGGGAGTGGAGACGGTTAAGGTCAAAATGACCGCACAGAGACGCGGGCATCGGCAGATGAATGCCGAACAGAGCGGATTGAAAGATGTGAAATATATTCTGGCTGTCAGTTCCTGCAAAGGCGGCGTTGGTAAATCAACCGTATCCGCCATGCTGGCGAAAACACTGGCGGCACGCGGGGCCAAAGTCGGCCTGCTGGATGCGGATATTTACGGGCCGTCTGTGCCGACGCTGTTCAATCTTCATCGGCAGGGCGTCCGGGCGACCGAAGATCAGAAACATTTTATGCCCAATGAAGCTGACGGCCTGAAGGTGATGTCGTTCGGTTTTCTGATGGGGGACGGGCCGGCGGTTATTCGCGGGCCGATGGTTTCGCAGTATATGCAGCAGCTGCTGCACAATGTGCTGTGGGGCGAACTGGATTATCTGATCATCGATATGCCTCCGGGAACCGGTGATATTCAGCTGACGATTTCTCAGTCGGTACAGATCGACGCTTCTGTGATTGTGACCACGCCGCACCAGCTTTCGCTGACCGATGTGCGCAAGGGCATTATGATGTTTGATAAAGTGAATGTGCCGGTTCTGGGCGTGGTGGAAAACATGGCTTATTTCATCTGCGACGGCTGCGATAAACGCCACTACATCTTCGGGAAATCCGGCGGTAAAGAACTGCAGGAACGTTTCGGATTGGAAACGATTGCCGAACTTCCGATCACTGGAAATCTAAGCGGTTCGCTTGATGATCTGACGGCCAGCGGTATTGCGAATGAAACTACGGATATCGTTATTCGGACGCTGGGTAAAAAGCTGATGGAAAAGGTTGAACGTCCGGAGGTGATTCATGATGCCAAAACCATTACACTGAAATGGCCGGACGAAACCGTGACGGTTTCCAATGCCGCTTTGCGTCGGGCCTGCAACTGTGCGCTGTGTGTTGATGAAATGACGCGCAAGCCGTTGCTTGATCCGTCGACGATTCCAATGGATATTCACGCGGAAAAGGTGGAGCTCATTGGAAACTATGCGGTGATGGTTGATTGGTCTGACGGGCATAACACCGGCTTTTTCCCGTATTCCGTATTCCGGGATATCGAAAAGAACGCGCGGCACAATAAAAGTATGAATCAGGCAACCGGCGCCCCGGGAAAAGGCGGCGAATGCGGTTCGGGCCCGTGCGGTTGTAAAAGTTAA
- a CDS encoding SUF system NifU family Fe-S cluster assembly protein, which translates to MQNLRELYQQVILDHNKNPRNFRKMEDPDGFAHGNNPLCGDQIDVYIKIKDGIVEDISFDGAGCAICTSSASMMTTALKGKTEEEADALFNSFHHALTEDAAHPEDVPLGKLEVLKGVKDYPIRVKCATLAWHTFDAALKKLNGEVSTE; encoded by the coding sequence ATGCAGAATTTAAGAGAGCTTTATCAGCAGGTCATTCTCGACCATAATAAAAACCCGAGAAACTTCCGTAAAATGGAGGATCCCGACGGGTTTGCACACGGCAATAATCCGCTCTGCGGCGACCAGATTGATGTCTACATCAAAATCAAAGACGGCATTGTTGAGGATATTTCGTTTGACGGTGCCGGCTGTGCCATCTGTACGTCATCGGCTTCGATGATGACGACCGCGCTGAAAGGAAAAACCGAGGAAGAGGCCGACGCGCTGTTCAACAGTTTCCATCATGCGCTGACTGAAGATGCCGCCCATCCGGAGGATGTTCCGCTGGGTAAGCTGGAGGTGCTCAAGGGGGTAAAGGATTATCCGATTCGTGTGAAATGTGCCACGCTGGCGTGGCATACATTTGATGCCGCTCTTAAAAAACTTAACGGTGAAGTAAGTACGGAGTAG
- a CDS encoding DUF59 domain-containing protein translates to MFGKKKKERFKLEEHNPELYKQVVRQLRMVFDPEIPVNVWDLGLIYNLDIDEDNKVYARITLTAPNCPEAERIPGNIQRAILEAEGVEEADIELVFDPPWTRDNMSTAALLALGLI, encoded by the coding sequence ATGTTCGGAAAAAAGAAGAAAGAGCGTTTCAAGCTCGAAGAGCATAATCCGGAACTGTACAAGCAGGTGGTCCGGCAGTTGCGTATGGTATTCGATCCGGAGATTCCGGTGAATGTCTGGGATCTGGGACTGATCTATAATCTGGACATCGATGAAGATAACAAAGTCTATGCGCGGATCACGCTGACGGCCCCGAACTGCCCGGAAGCCGAGCGGATTCCCGGTAATATTCAGCGGGCAATCCTGGAAGCGGAGGGTGTTGAAGAAGCGGATATTGAACTGGTATTTGATCCGCCCTGGACGCGCGACAATATGTCGACCGCTGCATTGCTTGCGTTAGGTTTGATTTAA
- a CDS encoding ATP-binding cassette domain-containing protein, with protein METKHIITVEKMTARYGDQLVLDELSFSVRRGEIFVILGGSGCGKSTLLKHMIGLYKPAAGDIRIGNVSMVHSEGTERDALIRRFGVMYQSGALFGSMTLLENVCLPLEEFTDLGKEARELIACMKLSLVGLAGFAHHMPSEISGGMKKRAAIARAMALDPEILFLDEPSAGLDPVTADELDDLILQLSRSLNITFVVVTHELPSIYKIADRVIMLDARTKKIAAEGKPEELRKNHKDEWVRNFFNRKGGAA; from the coding sequence ATGGAAACGAAGCATATCATAACGGTGGAGAAGATGACGGCGCGCTATGGCGATCAGCTCGTTCTCGATGAACTGTCTTTCAGTGTGCGCCGAGGGGAGATTTTTGTGATTCTCGGTGGATCGGGGTGTGGAAAATCAACGCTGCTGAAACATATGATCGGGCTGTATAAACCGGCGGCGGGGGATATCCGTATCGGTAATGTCAGTATGGTGCATTCTGAGGGTACAGAACGCGATGCTCTGATTCGCCGGTTCGGGGTAATGTATCAGAGCGGGGCGTTGTTCGGTTCGATGACGCTGCTGGAAAATGTCTGTCTGCCGCTTGAGGAATTTACAGACCTTGGCAAAGAGGCTCGGGAACTGATTGCCTGTATGAAGCTGAGCCTGGTCGGCCTGGCCGGGTTTGCGCATCATATGCCGTCGGAAATCAGCGGGGGGATGAAAAAGCGGGCGGCCATTGCGCGGGCTATGGCGCTGGATCCTGAAATCCTTTTTCTGGATGAACCCTCCGCCGGTCTGGATCCGGTGACAGCAGATGAGCTGGATGATCTGATTCTTCAGCTGTCCCGATCTCTGAATATTACGTTTGTTGTGGTCACGCACGAGCTTCCAAGTATTTATAAAATTGCAGACCGGGTGATTATGCTGGACGCCCGCACCAAAAAAATTGCCGCTGAGGGGAAGCCCGAAGAGCTGCGGAAGAATCATAAGGATGAGTGGGTCAGAAATTTTTTCAACCGCAAGGGCGGAGCTGCTTAA